A genomic region of Procambarus clarkii isolate CNS0578487 chromosome 30, FALCON_Pclarkii_2.0, whole genome shotgun sequence contains the following coding sequences:
- the LOC138369874 gene encoding uncharacterized protein isoform X2 → MMQNMSNMLQAIYTEVNELKSDVNELKSDVNELKSDVNELKSDVNELKSDVKILKATLTTKETDKIIEDLIPNPIAAEGDLNVLNRKLAESSFRTKFVLLLTSVRGSDCATTVRRMMKKIGTNGLWSLYSLKGQKKKLAFLEKQELYNVILKSSINAHPQVKVEDVTFQISEVLKHAPNRPGGSRYKGKLASTIRIQEGQQEAEDVY, encoded by the exons ATGATGCAGAATATGA gtaacatgttgcaggccatatacactgaagtgaatgaactgaaaagtgatgtgaatgaactgaaaagtgatgtgaatgaactgaaaagtgatgtgaatgaactgaaaagtgatgtgaatgaactgaaaagtgatgtgaaGATATTGAAAGCAACTTTGACTACAAAAGAAACAGACAAGATCATAGAAGATCTAATACCAAATCCTATTGCTGCAGAAGGTGATCTTAATGTTCTCAATAGGAAGTTAGCGGAAtcgagtttcagaacaaaattt gtgttgcttttaaccagtgtacgtgggtctgattgtgcaactacggttcgaagaatgatgaagaagataggaacaaacggcctttggtcattatacagcctaaaaggacaaaagaagaaattagcatttctagaaaaacaagaactatataatgttattttaa aatcatctatcaacgcacatccgcaAGTTAAGGTGGAAGACGTGACCTTTCAAATTTCTGAAGTACTTAAACATgctccaaacaggcctggtggatctaggtacaag ggaaaacttgcaagtacgattcgtatacaagaggggcaacaagaggcagaggatgtctactaa
- the LOC138369874 gene encoding uncharacterized protein isoform X1 — translation MYTFYILYKFPGNMLQAIYTEVNELKSDVNELKSDVNELKSDVNELKSDVNELKSDVKILKATLTTKETDKIIEDLIPNPIAAEGDLNVLNRKLAESSFRTKFVLLLTSVRGSDCATTVRRMMKKIGTNGLWSLYSLKGQKKKLAFLEKQELYNVILKSSINAHPQVKVEDVTFQISEVLKHAPNRPGGSRYKGKLASTIRIQEGQQEAEDVY, via the exons ATGTACactttctatatactgtataaatttccaggtaacatgttgcaggccatatacactgaagtgaatgaactgaaaagtgatgtgaatgaactgaaaagtgatgtgaatgaactgaaaagtgatgtgaatgaactgaaaagtgatgtgaatgaactgaaaagtgatgtgaaGATATTGAAAGCAACTTTGACTACAAAAGAAACAGACAAGATCATAGAAGATCTAATACCAAATCCTATTGCTGCAGAAGGTGATCTTAATGTTCTCAATAGGAAGTTAGCGGAAtcgagtttcagaacaaaattt gtgttgcttttaaccagtgtacgtgggtctgattgtgcaactacggttcgaagaatgatgaagaagataggaacaaacggcctttggtcattatacagcctaaaaggacaaaagaagaaattagcatttctagaaaaacaagaactatataatgttattttaa aatcatctatcaacgcacatccgcaAGTTAAGGTGGAAGACGTGACCTTTCAAATTTCTGAAGTACTTAAACATgctccaaacaggcctggtggatctaggtacaag ggaaaacttgcaagtacgattcgtatacaagaggggcaacaagaggcagaggatgtctactaa